DNA sequence from the Parasphaerochaeta coccoides DSM 17374 genome:
TGGGCAGGGATTGATGAGAAACGTTATTCGCCATGCGGAACAATGCAGGCGGCGGGAGCTAGTCTTGATTGGCTGAAAGACGAAATGGCTCAGGATGAAATTTCCCAGGCTATGGTTCAGAAAATCGCTCCACAGACTTTGATTGAACAAGAGCTGCTACAATCCTCACCCAGTGCTAATGGCCTTATTTTTCTGCCTTATTTGCTGGGAGAAAGAAGTCCGTATTGGAATCCCAATGCGAAAGGGGCGTTCATTGGATTGCAGAAAAATCATACGAAAGCAGATATTTACCGGGCGGGTTACGAAGGAGTGGCGTTGAATCTGAAAATAATCTGGAAATCCCTTTTGCCAATAATCAATGCTAAAGAACTTGTCCTTACCGGAGGGCAAGCAAACAGTATTTTCAACAGGCAACTGATTGCAGATGTATTGGACATTCCAGTTTTGACGACTAACCATATCGGTGACAGCAAGAATTTTGGAGCAGCGATTATCGGTGGAATAGGGATTGGCATGTATGATGATGTTTCTGTGGCAAAGAAACTAACGGTGAAAGAAAGTCGGTTAGAACCTAATCCGGAAAATGTCAGGATTTATGAAAAACTTATTGGTATTTTTGAAGATGCATACAAATCACTGGAAAGCATCTTCCTCAAATTAGATCAATACAATGCATGGAGGAACTCACGTGAAATACAATAACGGCATATTATATGTAGCGGGCGTGGACAAAGCGTGCGAAAGGGTTGGTTTGGATTTCAATGTCGTATTCGGGGATATCGCAATACATTCTGACAGTCCTTATCGAAACCATGACTGGCAAGTCAGGGAAAATAAAGATTTCATTGTTATTAATGCAGTTCCAGATGCTGAAAACGTCGATTGTCTTTTCTGGGAAGAGTGGTATCTCCATGAGGGAGAGATTCATCATCACTTGTTGTCCTTATGGAAACCAGAAGTCTGGGATGAACAATTCATCGGACCTGAAGATGATGACTTGCATCCGGATATTGCTTTCTCCCGTACCTGGTATGTGCGTGACTTGAAGGATATGACACCTGTTCTGCTCAGGAGATAGAAGATGGAATATCGTTATTTTGGAAACACAGGCATACAGATTAGTCCTCTTGGATTCGGTGTACAGACTTTTGGATGGAATGTAGGGAAGAAAGAGGCTATCAGGCTTTTCCATAAGTATACCGAATGGGGCGGAAATTATTTTGATACAGCGGATTCTTACAATGAAGGAAAATCAGAGGAAATCCTTGGGGACTGTCTGGTTGAAAGCAAGAAACGTAATGATCTGATTATAGGAACAAAAGTATTTTTCCCAACGGGACAAACCCCAAATGACTCCGGAGCAAGTCGTCGTCACTTGATTTCCAGTGTAGAAACCAGTCTAAGACGGCTCAGGACAGAATGGATAGACTTATTGCAGATACATTGTTTTGATGCGCGTACCCCGGCAGAAGAAACTTTACGGGCATTGGATGATTTAGTGAAGTCGGGAAAGGTTCGCTATATTGGCGCATCCAACTATACTCCATCGGAAATGATGCGGGCGCTGATGATTTCCCAATTTCAGAGGATGAACTCATTTGTTTCACTGCAAACGGAATATAGTCTGCTGGTTCGTTCTCCTGAGTGGGAGCTTCTTCCGTTATGTCAGGAAAATGGCGTGGGTGTCTTTGCATGGTCTCCTTTGGCCGGCGGTTGGCTGACAGGAAAATATCGGCGAGATGTCATTCCGGAAAACAGTCGGGCTGGTCGGAAGGATCGGTGGGATGACGCAACCGAACAGAGAGGGACTGAGAAAGCCTATGATATCATAGATTGTCTTTTAGCTATTTCTTCTGAACTCAAAGTAACGCCAGTTCAGATTAGTCTTGCATGGATGCTCAGGAATCAGGACGTTTTTCCTCTGATTGGAGCCCGTACAGTGGAACAGCTGGACGAAAATCTGAAAAGTGTTGAAGTTCGTCTGAACAAGGCTCATATCCAAGCATTGAATGATGTGAGCAATCCGGGATTGCCGGCTCCTTATAGTTTCATTGAAAGGTATGGTCGGAAAGATAAAAGAAAAAACGTATTGTAGCATGAGGAAATAGCGTGAGGAAAAAGAATACATGAAAGAACCTTTAAAAATAATGATTGTTGGAAGTTTTGTGGTAGATTTGATGGCTCGTTCTGAAACGCTGCCCATACCAGGACAGACGGTCAAGGGCTCTTTTTTCAAGATGGGGCCAGGAGGAAAAGGTTCTAACCAGGCAGTTGCGGCATTTCGTTCAGGAGGAGACGTATCTTTTTTAACAAAAATCGGAAGGGATCTTTTTTCTTCTGTTGCACTTGATTTCTATCATTCTGAAAAGATGGATACTTCCCTTGTTTTTAAGGATGCTACGCAGAACACAGGAATCGCGCTTATAATGGTAGATGAAAAATCACAGAACAGCATATCAGTGGTTCCTGGCGCTTGCAGTTCCATAACTTTTCAGGAAATCACGAAAGCTTCCGGAGTTTTGAAGCGTGCCAAGGTTTTTCTTACTCAGCTTGAAACAAATTTAGATATCATCCCCTATGCAGTAGGAAAAGTACGAGAAAACCAAGGAACGACTATTTTGAATCCAGCTCCGGCTCAACCATTATCTGATGCGTTTCTTGCTTTGTTTGATATCATCACGCCAAATGAGACAGAAGCTTCAATTCTCTCAGGAGTCAAGGTTGTGAACCGAGAAAGCGCTGAAAAAGCCGCGGACGTCCTGATAGGCAAAGGAGTGAAAACAGTTCTCATCACCATGGGGGCGCAAGGGGTTTTCCTAAAAGAAAGAGGATCACGGTCACAATTTTTTCCAGCACTTCCTGTCAAGGTTATCGATACGACGGGAGCCGGGGATGCCTTTAATGGGGGTCTTGCTGTTGCTCTCTCCGAAGAAAAAAGCCTTCAGGATTCGATTTTGTTTGCCACGGCGGTAGCCGCGCTTTCCGTGACGAAAATTGGTACAGCTCCTTCTATGCCTTTGCGGACGGAGGTCGATCAGTTTTTTTCCAGTGTGGACAAGGACGCCTACTTTGCTTCTATTGAATAGATGAAATATGTGATGTACAGAATCCGTGTAGTTTTGTTTTTTGTGTGAAGGGAATACATACAAAATCAGAGGAATCCTGCTAATTCCGGAGCGAACGGAGTAATCAGTTACTCTCTATTTTTTGCTATATCGCATGACTGAAAACTCGTTTCTGGTTTTTCTCGGTATTTTACGGTATATACATGTATGCAAAGACGTGGTATGACATGTCTTATAGAGAGGGGCTTATTTTTCTGAAGGTAGACAATCATTTATGCGAAACACCTTTTTTTACGGCAAAAAGCTGAACAAAAGCAAAACCTTCCCTTTATATTATCAACTCAAGATGCTGCTTAGGGAATTCATGGCTTTTGAGGACAGCTTCGCTATGTTTCCTACAGAAAAAGAACT
Encoded proteins:
- a CDS encoding aldo/keto reductase, encoding MEYRYFGNTGIQISPLGFGVQTFGWNVGKKEAIRLFHKYTEWGGNYFDTADSYNEGKSEEILGDCLVESKKRNDLIIGTKVFFPTGQTPNDSGASRRHLISSVETSLRRLRTEWIDLLQIHCFDARTPAEETLRALDDLVKSGKVRYIGASNYTPSEMMRALMISQFQRMNSFVSLQTEYSLLVRSPEWELLPLCQENGVGVFAWSPLAGGWLTGKYRRDVIPENSRAGRKDRWDDATEQRGTEKAYDIIDCLLAISSELKVTPVQISLAWMLRNQDVFPLIGARTVEQLDENLKSVEVRLNKAHIQALNDVSNPGLPAPYSFIERYGRKDKRKNVL
- the rbsK gene encoding ribokinase, which codes for MKEPLKIMIVGSFVVDLMARSETLPIPGQTVKGSFFKMGPGGKGSNQAVAAFRSGGDVSFLTKIGRDLFSSVALDFYHSEKMDTSLVFKDATQNTGIALIMVDEKSQNSISVVPGACSSITFQEITKASGVLKRAKVFLTQLETNLDIIPYAVGKVRENQGTTILNPAPAQPLSDAFLALFDIITPNETEASILSGVKVVNRESAEKAADVLIGKGVKTVLITMGAQGVFLKERGSRSQFFPALPVKVIDTTGAGDAFNGGLAVALSEEKSLQDSILFATAVAALSVTKIGTAPSMPLRTEVDQFFSSVDKDAYFASIE